Proteins from one Podospora pseudoanserina strain CBS 124.78 chromosome 1, whole genome shotgun sequence genomic window:
- a CDS encoding hypothetical protein (EggNog:ENOG503P24M) has translation MKGMISALLAAGISATLPSSALGSVVVTRDADFPDPIDGFIGPIPYGNATINAPLDKDGKDTYIGFKFFPEAHIPHLCAAHCVSVTNYHRKHPKPDGTYDTCRFFLAYTLFENGVPQGLFCSMYTRDWDQSYATNRGETRGPSQMSMQDGYGYILDDNYYRTCRTTATTVKTTVVAPPTTTAKPNTTHKSEPISTDKSEPIATDKSEPISTDKSEPTTYKPNTTDKLEPTTTDKLEPTSTDKSEPISTDKSEPTTYKPNTTDKLEPTTTDKSEPISTDKSEPTSTDKSEPTTYKPNTTDKLEPTTTDKSEPISTDKSEPTTYKPNTTDKLEPISTDKSEPISTDKSEPTTYKPNTTHKPNTTHKPNTTHKPNTTHKPNTTHKPNTTHKPNTTHKPNTTHKPNTTYKPPTTHKPGPPTTHKPNTTHKPNTTYKPNTTHKPGPPTTHKPNTTHKPGPPTTHKPNTTHKPEFPTTHKPNTTYKHTTTHKSEPTSTHNWKPTTHKHTTTHNWKPTTTYKPTTHKPNTTHKWKPTTTGKPTITRLTISLHPTPTHKTNITNPRPVMTTLRTTTTKLLMTTTKRTTTITRKPTVMTFTTRRTVVGTGRVIATPIAAIALDDSD, from the coding sequence ATGAAGGGCATGATTTCAGCCCTGCTGGCCGCGGGCATTTCGGCCACCTTGCCTTCGAGTGCTCTCGGCAGTGTTGTTGTCACCCGCGACGCTGATTTCCCTGATCCCATTGATGGCTTCATCGGTCCCATTCCCTATGGAAATGCCACCATCAATGCTCCGCTGGacaaggacggcaaggacACCTACATAGGCTTCAAGTTCTTCCCTGAGGCCCACATCCCTCACTTGTGCGCTGCTCACTGTGTGAGCGTCACCAACTATCATCGCAAGCACCCCAAACCTGATGGCACCTACGACACTTGCAGATTCTTCCTTGCCTACACCCTGTTTGAGAACGGAGTCCCCCAGGGTCTGTTCTGCTCGATGTACACCCGCGATTGGGATCAGTCTTATGCCACCAACCGCGGCGAGACTCGTGGTCCCTCGCAGATGTCCATGCAGGATGGTTACGGTTATATCTTGGATGACAACTACTACCGCACTTGCCGGACCACTGCCACGACCGTCAAGACCACCGTTGTcgctccccccaccaccacggcaaagcccaacaccactcacaagTCGGAGCCCATCTCGACTGATAAGTCGGAGCCCATCGCGACTGACAAGTCGGAGCCCATCTCGACTGACAAGTCGGAGCCTACCACTTACAAGCCCAACACCACTGATAAGTTGGAGCCCACCACGACTGATAAGTTGGAGCCCACCTCGACTGATAAGTCGGAGCCCATCTCGACTGATAAGTCGGAGCCTACCACTTACAAGCCCAACACCACTGATAAGTTGGAGCCCACCACGACTGATAAGTCGGAGCCCATCTCGACTGACAAGTCGGAGCCTACCTCGACTGATAAGTCGGAGCCTACCACTTACAAGCCCAACACCACTGATAAGTTGGAGCCCACCACGACTGATAAGTCGGAGCCCATCTCGACTGATAAGTCGGAGCCTACCACTTACAAGCCCAACACCACTGATAAGTTGGAGCCCATCTCGACTGATAAGTCGGAGCCCATCTCGACTGATAAGTCGGAGCCTACCACTTACAAGCCTaacaccactcacaagcctaacaccactcacaagcctaacaccactcacaagcctaacaccactcacaagcctaacaccactcacaagcctaacaccactcacaagcctaacaccactcacaagcctaacaccactcacaagcCTAACACCACTTACAAGCCTCCTACCACTCACAAGCCGGGGCCTCCTACCACTCACAAGCCTaacaccactcacaagcCTAACACCACTTACAAGCCTaacaccactcacaagcCGGGGCCTCCTACCACTCACAAGCCTAACACCACTCACAAACCGGGGCCTCCTACCACTCACAAGCCTaacaccactcacaagcCGGAGTTTCCTACCACTCATAAGCCTAACACCACTTACAAGCATACCACCACTCACAAGTCGGAGCCTACCTCTACTCACAACTGGAAGCCTACCACTCACAAGCATACCACCACTCACAACTGGAAGCCTACCACCACTTACAAGCCTACCACTCACAAGCCTAACACCACTCACAAGTGGAAGCCTACCACTACGGGCAAGCCCACGATTACTCGGCTTACAATCAGTCTACATCCCACCCCCACTCACAAGACAAATATTACCAACCCCCGCCCGGTTATGACCACGCTCCGCACAACGACAACCAAGCTGCTAATGACCACGACTAagcgcaccaccaccatcactcgCAAGCCCACAGTCATGACATTCACCACCCGCCGCACCGTGGTTGGAACTGGTCGTGTGATTGCCACGCCCATTGCTGCCATCGCCCTTGATGACAGTGACTAA
- the lag1 gene encoding Sphingosine N-acyltransferase lag1 (EggNog:ENOG503NYZN; COG:U), whose protein sequence is MSNLPAPISQDGPDQHDTQVTSVGLPQTAPRSNGKPNSLNVPLYMQRNGNKVLVRRPKRKDDGALKGLARWFVANQIGQFPYFVSRSLDLKLTSTGLSCNLVALLFLAHSMPRAREYTSKFFTLSYYNQNTGKYFLGGDDWYLIAFFIVVLTGLRAGIMEYVLAPFAKAKGVHKKKDIVRFSEQGWLLVYYSFFWPLGVYIYRTSTYYLSLHDLWKEWPNREMDGLMKAYTLAQLSFYLQLLIVINIEERRKDHWQMFSHHIVTSTLIYAAYREGHTRVGNLILVLMDVVDIFLPFAKCLKYLGYKTICDVMFAVFMVTWFIARHIFFPMAIYSVWAHTLIYMNGCFYGRELDGPHPPPANDTWLYIARPLWDTDAPVCFNHNFRNGFFGMLFFLQILTVMWFYLIIRVAIKVIKGGSAEDTRSDDEADDLEDLDEYVYEEAQPLEEEVGADEIDLKSWERRVARGKRSTTATGVSLPGHSDRKELLGRIGCEKQVD, encoded by the exons ATGAGCAACCTCCCGGCCCCTATTTCCCAAGATGGCCCCGACCAGCACGATACCCAAGTCACCTCTGTTGGCCTGCCGCAGACAGCACCGCGGAGTAACGGCAAGCCCAACAGTTTGAACGTGCCCCTATATATGCAAAGAAACGGCAACAAGGTGCTTGTTCGTCGACCCAAGCGAAAGGATGATGGGGCTCTGAAAGGTCTTGCCCGGTGGTTTGTTGCCAATCAGATTGGTCAGTTCCCATACTTCGTATCTAGGTCTTTAGATCTCAAGCTGACTTCCACAGGACTCTCCTGCAATCTcgtcgccctcctcttcctggcCCACAGCATGCCCCGCGCGCGCGAGTACACATCCAAGTTCTTTACGCTCTCGTATTACAACCAGAATACAGGGAAATACTTCCTCGGTGGCGACGATTGGTACCTCATCGCTTTCTTCATCGTGGTGTTGACGGGCTTGAGGGCTGGGATAATGGAATACGTGCTGGCTCCGTTTGCCAAGGCTAAGGGAGTTCATAAGAAGAAAGACATTGTAAGATTCAGCGAACAAGGCTGGTTGTTGGTCTACTATTCTTTCTTCTGGCCCCTGGGAGTG TACATCTACCGGACATCTACCTACTATCTGAGCCTCCACGATCTTTGGAAAGAATGGCCGAATCGTGAAATGGATGGGCTCATGAAGGCCTACACCCTGGCACAGCTGTCTTTCTACCTGCAGCTACTCATTGTTATCAACATCGAGGAGCGTCGCAAGGACCACTGGCAAATGTTTTCCCACCACATCGTTACAAGCACCTTGATTTATGCTGCTTACAGAGAGGGACACACGCGCGTGGGCAATCTCATTCTGGTTCTGATGGATGTGGTGGACATTTTCCTTCCC TTCGCCAAGTGTCTGAAATATCTGGGTTACAAGACGATTTGCGATGTCATGTTTGCTGTCTTCATGGTCACATGGTTCATCGCGCGACACATATTCTTTCCGATGGCCATCTACTCCGTCTGGGCTCATACCCTGATCTACATGAACGGCTGCTTCTATGGGCGCGAACTTGACGGACCGCACCCGCCACCCGCCAACGACACCTGGCTTTATATTGCGAGACCGCTCTGGGATACCGATGCACCAGTCTGCTTCAACCACAACTTCCGGAACGGATTCTTCGGCATGCTGTTTTTCCTCCAGATTCTGACCGTGATGTGGTTTTATCTAATCATACGAGTTGCCATTAAAGTGATCAAGGGAGGCAGCGCCGAGGACACGCGAAGTGATGACGAAGCAGATGATCTCGAGGATCTGGATGAGTATGTTTACGAGGAGGCGCAGCCgcttgaggaggaagttggcgCGGACGAAATCGACCTGAAGagctgggagaggagggtggccCGCGGCAAAAGGTCAACAACGGCAACAGGAGTCAGCTTGCCTGGTCACAGCGACCGTAAGGAACTCCTCGGACGAATCGGTTGCGAGAAGCAGGTTGACTAA
- a CDS encoding Mitochondrial NADH kinase (EggNog:ENOG503P2CR; COG:A) yields the protein MLSLLFQHDHCPQTTSNHASQKMNQIRAIQALNKKELENGIPPSASWHTDYRDTAFVYFGGLPYELTEGDVITIFSQYGEPTFLKLVRDKETGKSKGFGWLKYEDQRSTDLAVDNLGGAEIAGRLIRVDHARYKARDDEDLEECKVGWEDVMRRERLEKGLPSEDEDGTDEDEDEDDKPRRAMLKEERELQLLIQDHDDDDPMKDFLIEEKKKEVDEALRREKKKEEKHNRKHRERREKDKDREHRHRSHKSKRDEDEREDRHQDRRQERIEDDPDRKRRRDMSPSGGNDKEKGRDSRRDGHRDEARRISDRRDRDVKRDRDVRRDRDDRRDRDDRRDRDDGRDRDDRPDRGRDRVDERRPRDDRGDGDDRRKDRDRRHRDDDDRRRRRSRSRSPRPSRD from the exons ATGCTCAGCCTTCTCTTCCAGCACGACCACTGCCCTCAAACCACATCCAACCACGCCTCCCAAAAAATGAACCAAATACGCGCCATTCAAGCGCTCAATAAAAAGGAGCTTGAAAACGGGATCcccccctctgcctcctGGCACACCGACTATCGCGACACAGCCTTCGTCTACTTTGGCGGCCTTCCCTACGAGCTCACCGAAGGCGAcgtcatcaccatcttcagCCAGTACGGCGAGCCGACCTTTCTCAAGCTCGTCCGCGACAAGGAAACAGGTAAATCAAAGGGCTTTGGGTGGCTCAAGTACGAAGACCAGCGGAGCACCGACTTGGCGGTGGATAATCTGGGGGGCGCGGAGATTGCGGGGAGGCTGATCAGGGTTGATCATGCGCGGTACAAGGCGAGGGACGAtgaggacttggaggagtgcaaggttgggtgggaggatgtcatgaggcgggagaggttggagaagggcCTGCcgagtgaggatgaggacggtacggacgaggatgaggatgaggatgacaaGCCCAGGAGGGCGATGCTcaaggaggagagagaaTTGCAGCTGCTTATTCAGGAtcatgacgatgacgacccGATGAAGGATTTTTTGattgaggagaagaaaaaggaggtggatgaggccctaaggagggagaagaagaaggaggagaaacATAACCGGAAACACAGGGAGCGTAgagagaaggacaaggataGGGAGCATCGCCACCGCTCGCACAAATCCAAGCGTGACGAGGATGAGCGAGAGGACAGACACCAGGACCGCAGGCAAGAACGCATCGAGGACGACCCAGACCGGAAGCGCCGAAGAGATATGTCACCCTCTGGTGGGAACGACAAAGAGAAGGGCCGTGATAGTAGGAGGGATGGCCATCGGGACGAAGCACGTCGCATCAGTGACCGGCGTGATAGAGACGTCAAACGCGACAGAGATGTCAGGCGCGACAGAGATGACAG GCGGGATAGAGATGACAGGCGGGATAGAGACGACGGGCGTGATCGAGATGACCGGCCCGACCGAGGCCGAGACAGGGTCGATGAGCGCCGTCCCAGAGACGAtcgaggagatggtgatgatcgAAGAAAGGACCGTGACAGGCGTCAtcgtgatgatgacgaccgCAGACGGCGCAGGAGTCGGAGCAGATCCCCACGCCCGAGTAGAGATTGA
- the HSV2 gene encoding Phosphatidylinositol 3,5-bisphosphate-binding protein (EggNog:ENOG503NUJF; COG:S), whose amino-acid sequence MNTRPPLETTSLPLVLSITFNDDCSCFAVGLNTGFRIFSSETCTQTTAREFNAGVGLVQMMGKANYLGIVGGGRKPKFAANKLILWDEGRSKSALDISALTPVRGTQLSKERIVVVLQNSVRLYKFAKPPSFITAYETANNPLGLCRMSSRIIAFPGRSAGQVQVVEIATSNVSIIPAHTAAIRALQLSLDGELIATASETGTLIRVFSTRTCAKIAELRRGIDPAAIFSLAFNPSGTMLACTSDKSTLHVFDMPKGKRLGGQGEDGAPETANDQGKWGILSKIPLMPRFVKDAYSFATHPFEAGDEPSSANQLLTESSTLGTMRLPKGVIGWLDDTSLLVVGAGTDARWEKFIIKDEGGGKRSLAKAGWKRYLAD is encoded by the exons ATGAATACTCGACCGCCTCTCGAGACAACCAGCCTTCCACTGGTTCTCTCGATAACATTTAATGACGATTGCAGCTGTTTTGCTGTCGGGCTGAATACAGGGTTTCGGA TCTTTAGCTCGGAAACATGCACGCAGACCACAGCACGCG AATTCAACGCgggtgttgggctggttCAGATGATGGGCAAGGCTAACTATCTGGGCATCGTCGGTGGGGGTAGGAAGCCAAAGTTTGCTGCCAACAAGCTGATCCTCTGGGACGAGGGTAGGAGCAAGTCCGCTCTCGATATCAGCGCGTTGACACCTGTGAGGGGCACTCAGTTGTCTAAGGAACGGATAGTCGTGGTGCTACAGAACAGTGTCCGGCTATACAAGTTTGCCAAACCGCCTTCGTTCATCACAGCCTACGAGACGGCCAACAATCCACTGGGGCTTTGCCGCATGTCATCCAGAATCATCGCATTCCCAGGCCGAAGTGCCGGGCAGGTGCAAGTGGTTGAGATTGCTACGTCAAACGTGAGCATCATCCCGGCCCACACAGCGGCCATTCGAGCCCTTCAGCTGAGTTTGGATGGCGAGCTTATAGCAACTGCTAGCGAGACC GGAACGTTGATTCGAGTATTCTCAACCAGGACCTGCGCCAAGATAGCTGAACTTCGCAGAGGAATCGATCCAGCAGCTATCTTTTCTCTTGCGTTCAACCCATCTGGGACTATGCTCGCTTGCACATCGGACAAGTCCACTCTACATGTCTTCGACATGCCGAAAGGAAAGAGATTGGGTGGCCAGGGTGAGGACGGGGCGCCGGAAACAGCGAATGATCAAGGGAAATGGGGGATTTTGTCCAAGATCCCTTTAATGCCTCGATTCGTCAAGGATGCTTATTCCTTTGCCACACACCCCTTCGAGGCGGGTGATGAACCCTCTAGTGCGAACCAGCTTCTCACAGAGAGCTCAACACTTGGGACTATGAGGCTGCCAAAAGGGGTTATTGGTTGGCTTGACGACACTTCGCTGCTGGTAGTTGGAGCTGGCACTGACGCTCGTTGGGAAAAGTTTATCATcaaggatgagggagggggcaaACGTTCTCTAGCAAAGGCGGGCTGGAAGAGATATCTCGCGGACTAG